The window ACCCGTTGGCAACTCTTTTCAAGATTTTGGCCTGTTTCTACATCAGCTTGGTGGGGGTTTATGGCCTTATCTGCATGTACACTCTTTGTTGGATGCTCAGCCGCTCCCTCAAACGATACTCCTTTGAATCAATCCGCGAGGAAAGCAGCTACAGCGACATCCCTGACTTGAAGAACGACTTTGCCTTCATGCTACACATGATAGATCAGTATGACCCTCTGTACTCCAAGCGCTTTGCGGTATTTCTTTCAGAGGTGAGCGAGAACAAGCTCAGGCAGCTGAACCTGAACAATGAGTGGACGTTGGAGAAGTTGAGGCAGCGCATCACCTAAAAACTCCCAGGAAAAGCTGGAGCTGCATCTGTTCATGCTCAGTGGGATCCCAGACACAGTATTTGATCTGGTCGAGCTGGAAGTGCTCAAGCTGGAGCTCATCCCGGATGTGACTATCCCTCCGATCATCGCCCAGCTCTCTAACCTGAGGGAGATGTGGCTCTATCACACACCAGCTAAAATTGAGGCTCCAGCTCTTGCTTTCCTGAGAGAGAACCTAAAGTCTCTTCACATCAAGTTCACAGACATCAAGGAGATTCCACTGTGGATCTACAGCCTGAAGAACCTCAGTGAGCTGCACCTGACTGGGAACCTGAGTGCTGAGAACAATCGCTACATTGTTATCGACGGCCTTCGAGAGCTCAGAAGGCTCAAAGTTCTTCGTCTGAAAAGCAATCTGACCAAGTTGCCGCAGGTGGTGACGGATGTGGGCGTGCACCTCCAGAAGCTCTCCATCAATAACGAGGGCACCAAGCTGATGGTGCTCAACAGCCTGAAGAAAATGGTCAACCTGACGGAGCTCGAGCTCGTTCGCTGCGACCTGGAACGCATTCCACACTCCATCTTCAGTTTGCACAACCTGGCGGAGATTGACTTGAAGGACAACAATCTGAAGACAATTGAGGAGATCATCAGCTTCCAGCATCTGCACCGGCTCGTGTGCCTAAAGCTGTGGTACAACCAGATCGCCTACATCCCCATTCAGATCGGAACACTTACCAACATGGAGAGGCTGTATTTGAACAGGAACAAGATCGAGAAAATCCCCAGCCAGCTTTTCTTCTGTCGCAAGCTGCGCTTCTTAGACCTGAGTCACAACAATCTGACCAGCATCCACGCTGATGTAGGCTTCCTCCAGAACCTGCAGTACTTCGCCGTGACAGCAAACCGGGTGAGAGGCAAAAACTCTTATATTTGTCCAgtccttgttttcatttttagtgAAAGCCTATTCACATTTCCTATGTTCTTAGAAAGGTAATCTGTCTTCACCCATCTATCTTACTGTCATCTGTGAATAAGATTAGCTCAAAGTCCAGACAAGGTATTTACAAAGGTCAACGCTAATAGATCTTATAGACAGGTTGGGAATTATGGCTTTAAAGATAACCACATGACATGACTGAGGCTGTGGCAGTTTTGCAGTTGTGTATTATCAACTAATACTTTGcatattttctagttttaaaGGTGTCATTGAAAGTTTGTGTAGAATTCGAGTGGAAAAAGGTTGAAAACACTGATATAATCTTGGTCTGTTTATCCGCTCTCCACTGAATGGCTAAAAGAAGACGTGATTCAGTGGCATGTTGTAAACACAGTTGTAAATATCACACATGTTCGATAAAAGGCCTCCTGTCTGGAATAAAGCGCAGGCTTTCACTGCCAAGtcaattttcttttattcttttggGTTAGTGAATAGAAACAATTAGCGATTTCAAAGGTTCGTTACTTTTAAGGTATAATTCCACATTTTTTCTTTGAGACCACATTATGATTCTTTGAGCACGATGTACTCCTTGGCCCTTTTTACAATGTAATCTGGTTTCTCTGATAAAATGGTTGATAAAAATGTTCCCGTAGACTTCCTGAGAAGTAAACAATTACTTTCAAGTAAACCCTCACAAATGGGCTTTATTTAGGATGCtgtttatttcagttgcaaagaTAATACACTTCAGTATTTTGAGGGTTGTACCAAATCATCAGTCATGGCTGGGTTAGTCCATTTGGCTTCCGGTGAAGTGGATCATTTCAGTCTTAACAAAATGCTGTTTATTTGATTCATAATGTAGGAATTTCATTTTGTTCACTGTGACAAATTCTCCTGAAAACACTGTTTTTCCACTCAGGATCATGTGTTTTCACTAAAGACTACTATTACTGCCGCTTAactgtgtttgcttgtgtggtTGCACGCTGAAAATAGGTTCCAGCAGGTTTGTGTGCAGCCGAAAATAGCTCCATTAAATGGGACCCCTCTGGtgtttcttgtgtttttaaGGCCGCTATTGCCTAAATCCTCTTTACACTGTTGGCACATGATCAATTCAAATCAGTTGCGTAATTGTGAATAGTGCGTCCATGTAGGTGTTTTAATATGATGTGAATTATTTTGAACATCAATAAATAGAGattcaaatattgtttttagACAAACAAGAAGAACTACAATTAGGACTAGGAGTTCATGTAACAAAAGCACACAAAGGCTACATGACTggttttaaattatttgttgACACCTTTGAAGCCATTATTTTCTGCGTTATCTTTTTCCGTTATACTGAATTTGTTATGAGACTTTATCCCTAAAGTCTGAGAACAAATCTTGAGTGCCCTTTAATCTAGTTTTGATTAGTTTCCTGTGCTGAGGTCTGGGTTGCGTTATGTGAAATAAACAGAATCTAGAACTGAACCATTCCCCAGTCACTACAGTGAAAACCACATATCCCTGCCTCATCTGCTAatgcaaatgacaaaaaagtaacAACTAACATTTTCCGTTCACTATTACCTTACGCGCCTCATGAATTTGTCTTCTTTCCTCTCCACTTCAGATTGAGACTTTGCCCCCAGAGCTGTTCAAGTGCAAGAAGCTGCGTACTCTGAATCTGGGAAACAACTGCCTGCAGACGCTGCCATCCCGCTTCGGGGAACTCACCGGGTTGACCCAGCTGGAGCTGAGAGGGAACCGCCTTGAGTGTCTCCCGGTGGAGCTCGGTGAGTGTCGGCTGTTGAAAAAGAGCAGTCTGATAGTGGAGGAGGACCTGTTCAACACGCTGCCACCAGAAGTCAAAGAGCAGCTTTGGAGGGCCGATAAGGAGCAAGCTTGAGCCAAGCCTCTGTGGAGAGAAGTTTGATTAAAGAAATAATCAAGCagggatttgtttttaaaggcagGCAAACCTTGAGAAGTTTGGTTGGTGCTTGGGGTTTTCCTGGCAGGACCTATAAAAGCAAGTGATGTCAAAAGTCAAGACTTTCAAGGATGTTACATGGTCACCAAGGGAAAATCTCGCCGATGAAAGGTGGATCAGTAACGTGGCTTTTCTGTTATATCATCTGGAATAAAAAGCTCCAAGGATGCAAGCAGATGATGTTGAATATGCATGCAACATTAGGACCTTGCTAAATCAAACCTGTCTATTAGAGAGAGCcgggaaaaaaagtgttaaagaaATTAGCTAAATATCACTATCACTTCTCTGCCGATCATGGAATACTCTGGCCTTGAGGCTCaacattttacttttgaaaTTTTTACAATCACATTTGCAGTTGCGGCACTGCGTGGCTCAGAGTACTGGCAGATGTTAAGTTAATAAATTATAGTGTAACTGACAGCCAAGTTGTCGAGGCATGAAGGAACAAAATGACTCTGTGATGAAGATCAACTGCTGATCTCACAGTGTAGGCCTTAACTCAGAGGACTGATGAAAGAcatcaaagaaaacaaatgggAACAAACTCTACAGTACATTCTAGTACAATGTCTAAATACCCTGCAGTTGTTAATTTATAACGTCGGCCCAGTGGGGCAGGCGGTTAAAGGTGGATGGGAGCTGTGGGGGACAAAAGCCCCATTGTTGGTCCCTTCATTTTGCTTCTCTAAACATCACGTCTTATTTAGGCATGGGAAACAGGCTTTACCTTATTTTGCATGACTGAACATCAAACACATTACAGGTGTGTCTTATTAAATTACGTGAGATTGATTGCGATTGGACCTGAAACAAGCTCATGAAGTTATTTTGACTTCAAGATACATAATTTGGTACTTTTCAATGCTTCCACACATTGGCATCATGTTTGGGCCTGTGGAACAGACTGTATTGTGATTGTAATACGTGATCATAATCCAGTGAGTGACTGAATGCCACACATTTTACACAGCCagtgatttgttgttttgttaaagactttattttaaGCTGTGTATGGAACATATACCTTTTTAGTCAAAGATCTTAAGTGATCTTTGTTCAACTAAAGACTGATAGATTTTGCTTCACTGACTAGATTGTGATAACACAAGGTGTCCCCCTGCTGACAGGACGTTTGCTGATCCTGTATTAAAGTTGCACGGTCACAAACATTCATAAAACTCCCAGTCACTGttgatttctttctttgttgaattcaaacatatgcaagctTGCACAATGCTAATCATTCAAGCAGATTATTGTGTAGGCCAATAGAACACAAACGAATCATGGTACTTTTTATGCTCGGTAGGATTTTGAATTCGGAGACCTTAGATGATGATTATCCCAAGTGGATGAACTCCTGCAGATGTGAGACGGGAGTCTTAACTAGCTGCCAGGTACTGCCAGTCCCTAAAAg is drawn from Sander vitreus isolate 19-12246 chromosome 16, sanVit1, whole genome shotgun sequence and contains these coding sequences:
- the lrrc8aa gene encoding LOW QUALITY PROTEIN: leucine rich repeat containing 8 VRAC subunit Aa (The sequence of the model RefSeq protein was modified relative to this genomic sequence to represent the inferred CDS: deleted 2 bases in 2 codons); the encoded protein is MIPITELRYFADSQPAFRILKPWWDVFTDYISIVMLMIAVFGGTLQVTQDKMICLPCKWVINKSCETMPVPNVSSAYPPEPKGIQYDLDRHQYNYVDAVCYENKLHWFAKYFPYLVLLHTLIFLACSNFWFKFPRTSSKLEHFVSILLKCFDSPWTTRALSETVVEESDNKPLGKMNGSMDKKASSVSEDVEASVPMLQRTAKSRIEQGIVDRSETGVLDKKEGEQAKALFEKVKKFRIHVEEGDIVYRLYIRQTIIKVIKFILIISYTAYYVRYIRFSVVCSVNIQKLTGYSMFYCAHPLATLFKILACFYISLVGVYGLICMYTLCWMLSRSLKRYSFESIREESSYSDIPDLKNDFAFMLHMIDQYDPLYSKRFAVFLSEVSENKLRQLNLNNEWTLEKLRQRITKNSQEKLELHLFMLSGIPDTVFDLVELEVLKLELIPDVTIPPIIAQLSNLREMWLYHTPAKIEAPALAFLRENLKSLHIKFTDIKEIPLWIYSLKNLSELHLTGNLSAENNRYIVIDGLRELRRLKVLRLKSNLTKLPQVVTDVGVHLQKLSINNEGTKLMVLNSLKKMVNLTELELVRCDLERIPHSIFSLHNLAEIDLKDNNLKTIEEIISFQHLHRLVCLKLWYNQIAYIPIQIGTLTNMERLYLNRNKIEKIPSQLFFCRKLRFLDLSHNNLTSIHADVGFLQNLQYFAVTANRIETLPPELFKCKKLRTLNLGNNCLQTLPSRFGELTGLTQLELRGNRLECLPVELGECRLLKKSSLIVEEDLFNTLPPEVKEQLWRADKEQA